In a genomic window of Arachnia rubra:
- a CDS encoding ABC transporter ATP-binding protein, with the protein MQITARSIHLRIGSRTILDKISLEIPSGSAFALIGPSGSGKTTLLNCLGLLLPVTKGEILIDGTAMSRLKGERRRRFWRDNVAFIFQDYGLVPDESVGFNVCMESSPIFRRTKAWDSTVHDALATVGLEGRENEQVAKLSGGERQRVSIARAIHKQARIIFADEPTASLDAGNRRIVQDLLLAEKARGATVVISTHDDRLSSACDEALQLECT; encoded by the coding sequence ATGCAGATCACAGCACGCAGCATCCACCTGCGCATCGGCTCTCGAACAATCCTGGACAAGATCTCATTGGAGATTCCAAGCGGCTCAGCGTTCGCACTCATCGGACCCAGCGGATCCGGCAAAACCACACTCCTCAACTGTCTCGGGCTGCTGCTTCCGGTCACCAAAGGCGAGATCCTCATCGACGGCACCGCCATGTCGCGACTGAAGGGCGAACGACGACGCCGGTTCTGGCGCGACAACGTGGCCTTCATCTTCCAGGACTATGGCCTGGTGCCCGATGAGAGCGTCGGTTTCAACGTGTGCATGGAGTCCTCACCCATCTTCCGCAGAACCAAGGCCTGGGACAGCACCGTCCACGACGCACTCGCCACAGTGGGGTTGGAAGGCCGCGAGAACGAGCAGGTGGCCAAGCTCAGCGGGGGCGAACGTCAACGTGTCAGCATCGCACGCGCCATCCACAAACAGGCGCGGATCATCTTCGCCGACGAACCCACCGCCTCACTGGACGCAGGCAACCGGCGCATCGTGCAAGACCTCCTCCTGGCCGAGAAAGCCCGCGGCGCCACCGTCGTCATCTCCACCCACGATGACCGGCTTTCATCCGCCTGCGATGAGGCCCTACAGCTGGAATGCACATAA